The DNA sequence caaattactttctatttccttataagctaataatcatttaataaattttggactttaagaAGAGCCAAAGCtcgaattaagaagagcctggagcTAACTAAcagtctctctgttctctctgaagcaaactcagagaatgcctcttcctgtgtcaaCAAAAGCCAGATAGGGCTGACTtcacattccttaagagacctttaacctaagacacgttttctgaataatgggacgtttgccatatcttaatattttatggacatataccATGTTacggcatgttaatggtaaagaaaacacagatatcctgggtcgtAATTTCAGTGGAAACTTTCCCAACTCTGTTGTCCCTTTCCTGTGCCAGCAATTTCAAggacctgtttatgacaggatgcctgcaaccagagtggtgggattttctcTTTATCTTGTGCCACAGAGACATATGCTATTCACACAGCCTGGAATCATAAATTCCAACTGATGCGACTTtattaattgtcttgtctcactaaatctacaatttgttcaactaagagagttcctttctcatggtaaaatatattttaagtctCACCATTCCTGTATGGCGTTAGCCAGATCATAATGACTGGCTCCATGGAATCCACGTACCGTTCCTTTAGAGGGAATttagaataagaataataaaaacgcatgcatttagcctgttgcctttcctttaaccaaactttcaggttaacAAGgcatatatattgttttctccagttGAATATAAGCGCCTTGTGGGAAGGGGCTTTGCTGGGTTTCCCCTTTGTTATATGCCCAGTGCATATAACAGGAAGACAGTGGGTGCTTAAGAAAAACTCGTTGGATGAATgacaaagggaaaatgaaattaaagaactGACAAGCGTTACCGTGCCATGTGCCTTCCTTAGAAGGTACAGATAACTCCAATGCTGCTTTTTAATGAAGTTCCCAGATGTTGATGAAGCAAGTGACCATAATTTAGCTCCATGCCAAACCTATACCTGTTTTCATGTGATGTTTCCTGCACTACAATAATGGTCCAGATACTAAGGATAGTATCTTAGACTATCTAAGACGCACAGACTTCTCCTGTACAAGTACAGAGACTTTGTACCCAGAAAACAAGCACTTTGGTCGAGCTGTCCACAAATTGTGGAATTTAACACCAGATTCCCCTTCAGAAACTGAGAAGGCTTAAAACCAGAACTGAAACCAAAGATGTCAAACTTAGCAGCTCTGAGAGCAACACCATGATCCAagacacttccaaaggactcatgatgaaaagtgctatccgcatccccagggggaaaaataaaaaataaaaaccgaTGGAGTCTGACTGCAGATAGAAGCATCgcgttttgtgttgttttgttttgttttgactttatttttcctgggtttattttttgttaggtcgtgttttcttccacaacataactaacatggaaatatgttttgctggactgcacatgtatagcctatacctAACTGCTTGCCTTcacaaagggggggggggggaggagtaggaggagagaaggagagaaatgcaaactcaaaattttaaaaaatgaatgttaaaatctgtttttacacggaattggaagaaataaaatattttttaaaagaatggcaATCCTCTTAAAAAACGATGTCAAAGCTGTTTAATGTAATGTAGCCAAACTTTCTGCCTAACCCTAGCTATGGGGTAGGCACAGCAACAGGGCCATTGCATTCAATTTAGGGTCAATGGGAGTCTTGCCTTTAAAGCCATTACCCAGGGAAGGAACCCAAGAAATTGCTACTTGGCAGCTGCCTTGGAAGGTGCTGTAAGCTAGCCCTCAGCCTACTCCCAGTCACCACAGCTCCTGATGTCTCAACAAAGAGAGATCTGGTCCCCAAAGTCCTCGGCCCTGTCAATGGGTCCATCGGTGGAAAGGACCCTAAGAAGAGGCTTTCCTCTGCCCATCCCCAAGAACCCTGGGGCCTTTCCCTCCACCTTGCAGCGAAAAACTCCCCTATGGTTCACGTTTCCCCATCTCCCCATTACAAGAGGAGCAGCTTGTCTGGCTCCACTtcctgtgcctagcacagtgctcagcactAGGAAAACAGCTCCTAAATGctacctcattcattcattttactttctGGGACAAGTAAAGGTAACTTTCGCAAACACTTGCCTGTTGCTACAGTCTCCTGAAAGTGAAGCTGCACACGCTCTATTTGTGCATATTGATAGAGGGCTGACACCGGATCTATCTCTCCACATTTGTACTTCATGATGAACTTCTTGGGAATATTCTTTGAACTACGTGAAGGTTTTGGATAAGGCCAGCCCAGTCTGGAGAACAGCGATTCTGGAAAGTTACCAAATAAACCCCAAACAAACAACAGTTTCAAGTCAGTCTCaaaaagatgaagaagcagaATAAAAAGTCTAATGCCCTCCCCTCAAGATTTCTTTTCATCCAGTCCGGAAACCAATGCTGGCATGAGATCTAGATACATACAATTCATATCATCACATATGCTCTGCCAATTTAGGCAAGGGGGTGCCTGCTGGTAAACTGTTCTGGCACGCTCAGCACAATCTATGAAAGCATTGAATTGCAAGAAAGGTAATGATAAATAATTACCTCATTCAATTAACAGCCTTACAGAATTTGAGGGCTGGAAGAGATCTGGGGCTCTGGTCCACGTACCacattttccagatgtggaaactggAGCTCAGCGATTtcacccacaaaatggaaatGGTACTTCTACTTCAAGGCACGTACTTTAAAATACAATACAAGTATCACTTCTACCCCCTCTGCAaactttcatctctctctcctttgccccGATTCCATCCTCTGGGTATGTGagggaatcagagaatctcaggcGGTCCAGAGTCTCGTGAGCTCTGCATTCCAGTGGGTAGCCCTGGCTCGGGAGTTAAGAGGCCTTGGACCTGGCACAAACTTGGGGAGGTCACTTCAcatccctaagcctcagtttactcatctgtaaatgtATGGGcttggtcccttccaactcaattTCTACAGTCCTAGGGCCTGCACTCCAGCCTGGAAGTGACCAAGGACCTCTTCTACAACTGCACCAACCACTCCTGACCCAGCCTCTGCTTCAAGACCACATCTGCCACATGAAAGGTGGCCCCTCTGACTTTTAAACGGCTTCAGACCACAGACTCTTTTGAAAGCTGTGAGTCTGACACCTCTAGCCTGGATGACAGATTCAGTATCTGGAAAATTCTCAACAGGTTAGAAGGTTGGGCTGagtctaacaagatgaaatttttatacgtatgtgtttatgtacatacacacacttatattcCTATCcctgggtgttttattttgtttgtttggttgggttttttttgtttaagaCAAGTACAAGTCGGGGGAGTTGTGGTTATCAAAAATTCATTGTCATGAAGAATCCTAGTCCatcttagtggactgcaagccCACTGTGCCTCAGCAGTCTGACAGACAGGTGATCGTTCCAGTTTGATGTGGGGATGCCTGGGATCCGTCCTCCATACCAGGGTCGCTTGAGATACTAGCACAGCCTAGGGGAGCCACAAGATGGGATGTGTGACTCTCCCAGGGGTGCACGATCCTGTGGTCAGGGAAGGGAGTGGGTAGAGGGTGGCCAAAGTCCTGCTCTGGTGAAAAGAGGAAGTCAAGTGCCCCTGACACACCTCTTCTGGATGAAGCGATGCTGGCTTTCAGTGACAGCAGCTTCTTTTTCTAAGTCCTAGGAGTATcatatcataggatcacagagctaggacTGGAAGGTTACCTAGCCTaaactcatttcacaaatgaggaaactgaggcccaggaggttaagcgatttgctcAAGCTCACACAAGTAGGAAGCATCTGGGGCGGGATgggaatccaggtcctctgaagcTAGGGCTCTTTCTGCCATGCCATGCTATGGCTGGAGTTTGCCCAGCAAGACCGCCTAAGGGGAGCCAAGGTTTCACGCTGGTGAGTGAGCCATCCCGGGGTCTGACCTGACTGGGAAGGGCCTTCCAAGCCAGCAGAAGACTTCAGGTTTCCAGAAACCCAGAGGCCATAGGTAGTCACTGAAGCCTTTTGAACAAGGAAATGACCAGGTGAGAGTGGAGCTTTTAAAAAGGAAGCTCCATTAGGCAGCTGAGTGCAGTGTCTACACACcatggaaaggaaggggagaagaatgaAGGCACCAAGAATCAGTTTGTGACAGAAAATTCAGGAGGGGGCGGGGCTGCAACCATGTGGCTGGCATTTGGCCACAGAAGCCAGCTGGGGCTTACTATGttagggcaaggtaaatttctgTTTCATTACTCATCATTCTGGACCCACAGGtctaagagaagagagaagggcctgGACCATGGGGGTGGCAGCAGGGTGCAGAGGAAGAGAAGCCCTTTCAAAGGAATATAACAAACATTATTAGCAAATCTGAAAGAAccaggtcaggggtggggaacctgaggcctccagGCTACTTGGGGCCTTCGAGGTCCTCAAGTGCcgcccttggactgaatccaaacttcacagaacaaatcccctcaatgaAAAGACCTGTTCTGGAcaacttggactcggtcaaatggctgaacccaaggaccccaaaGGCCACGTGTAGCCTCAAGGCCCGAAGGTTCCCCTGAACCAGGCATCACAGAAAGCATGTACCTGTgatctgtgtgatcttagaaaCTAAACTCCTGGTCACCATGTGGTCCAATGCTAATAAACATTGTAGAAAAGGATCCTCTGCGGCTGAAGAAGGCTGAACTGGCATGTTCTCGTTTGTCTTCCGGGCAGAGCGACGAGCCCCAGACTTCCGAAGGCCAGGTGTGTTATCAGACCTTTTCCTGGGCCTACAAGTCATgagaaaattagaattaaaaaaagaaaaaggaaaaaaaattaccaacTAGACAAGAACAactcaacaagcatctattaagctctGACTAGGCAGCAGGCACTATGCCTTACAAAACCACAGACTTAAAAGTCGGTAACATTTAAAGAGCACCTGAAAGTTTGCGGGTGTGGGATGGGGTCCCTGTTGGGCAAAAGCCATAAAACACAGTAAGAAGTGAAAGCTCTAACTTCAACTCTGTGAAGGGTGGAAGCCCAGACACGGTGACCTATCAAAATCCTCACTCAGACTCAGATAATGCGACCAGGACACATCCC is a window from the Notamacropus eugenii isolate mMacEug1 chromosome X, mMacEug1.pri_v2, whole genome shotgun sequence genome containing:
- the LOC140516452 gene encoding adenosine deaminase domain-containing protein 1-like; its protein translation is MGKQARRPRKRSDNTPGLRKSGARRSARKTNENMPVQPSSAAEDPFLQCLLALDHMVTRSLVSKITQITESLFSRLGWPYPKPSRSSKNIPKKFIMKYKCGEIDPVSALYQYAQIERVQLHFQETVATGNVTAPPFAICAVVDGTQYKTGLGQTIPESQYNAAKLALDEIFQLDDPEGEV